A window of the Cicer arietinum cultivar CDC Frontier isolate Library 1 chromosome 6, Cicar.CDCFrontier_v2.0, whole genome shotgun sequence genome harbors these coding sequences:
- the LOC101494515 gene encoding F-box/kelch-repeat protein At1g80440-like — protein sequence MMELISGLPEDLARDCLIRVSYQQFPTVASVCKGWKTEILTPEYHRQRRRTGQAQKVLVMVQARIEPDKSETGSTKRLTNPVYRLSVFEPEKSTWSELPAPPGYSSGLPVMCQLACVGYDLVVLGGLDPDTWKASNSVFVYNFLSAKWRCGTQMPGGSRMFFGCASDARRMIFVAGGHDDEKNALRSALMYDVAVDEWVELPEMSSERDECKAVFRRGRFIVVGGYTTENQGRFEKSAEVFDFVTWKWGQVEKEFLDCATCPMTLVNGGDCDESVYMCCGGELVTMRGHTWQKMGKVPDEIRNVAYVGAFGGAVVVIGSNGYGEVHMGYVFDLRSYKWRKLDCPKGFTGHVQTGCVLEI from the coding sequence atgatgGAGCTTATTTCCGGTCTACCTGAAGATTTAGCCAGAGACTGTCTAATTCGGGTTTCATACCAACAATTTCCCACGGTGGCGTCGGTTTGTAAAGGGTGGAAGACGGAGATACTTACGCCGGAGTATCACCGTCAACGACGGAGAACGGGACAAGCTCAAAAAGTTCTAGTTATGGTTCAAGCACGTATTGAACCGGATAAAAGTGAAACCGGTTCGACGAAAAGACTTACAAACCCGGTTTACCGGCTCAGTGTTTTTGAACCGGAAAAAAGTACTTGGAGTGAATTACCGGCACCACCCGGTTATAGTTCAGGGTTACCGGTTATGTGTCAGTTAGCTTGTGTCGGATATGATCTTGTTGTGTTGGGCGGGTTGGATCCGGATACATGGAAAGCATCGAATTCAGTGTTTGTTTATAATTTCTTGTCGGCAAAATGGCGATGCGGGACCCAGATGCCAGGTGGATCCCGCATGTTTTTTGGTTGTGCATCAGATGCCCGTCGGATGATTTTTGTGGCCGGCGGACATGATGACGAGAAGAATGCGTTGAGGTCGGCATTGATGTATGATGTGGCGGTGGATGAATGGGTTGAGCTACCGGAGATGTCGTCGGAGCGTGATGAGTGTAAGGCGGTGTTTCGCCGTGGAAGGTTTATTGTCGTTGGTGGTTACACGACGGAGAATCAAGGAAGGTTTGAGAAAAGTGCGGAGGTTTTTGATTTTGTGACGTGGAAGTGGGGTCAAGTGGAGAAAGAGTTTTTGGATTGTGCCACGTGTCCAATGACTTTGGTGAACGGTGGTGATTGTGATGAGAGTGTTTATATGTGTTGCGGTGGTGAGTTAGTTACCATGAGGGGTCACACGTGGCAGAAGATGGGTAAGGTTCCGGATGAGATCCGCAACGTTGCTTATGTTGGAGCGTTTGGTGGGGCTGTGGTTGTGATTGGATCTAACGGCTATGGTGAAGTGCACATGGGTTATGTTTTTGATTTGAGGAGTTATAAATGGAGAAAATTGGACTGTCCAAAAGGGTTCACTGGACATGTCCAAACCGGATGTGTACTAGAAATTTAA
- the LOC113787114 gene encoding pentatricopeptide repeat-containing protein At2g37320-like yields the protein MPQRNVVSSNALINGFLLNGDVDSAVGFFRTMPDRDSTSLSGLISGLVSNGYGQRGMVEEPRCLFDGIMSDGNGGQGRFRRKVVSWNSMLMCYVKAGDVVSARELFDRMMERDVCSWNTMIWLC from the exons aTGCCACAACGGAATGTTGTGTCGTCCAATGCTTTGATAAATGGGTTCTTGTTGAATGGGGATGTGGATTCTGCTGTTGGATTTTTTAGGACTATGCCGGATAGGGATTCGACTTCACTTAGTGGCCTTATATCTGGACTTGTTAGCAATG GGTATGGTCAGAGAGGAATGGTTGAAGAGCCGCGATGCCTTTTTGATGGGATCATGAGTGATGGAAATGGGGGTCAAGGGAGATTTAGGAGAAAGGTTGTATCATGGAATTCGATGCTGATGTGTTATGTGAAAGCAGGAGATGTTGTCTCTGCCAGGGAACTCTTTGATAGGATGATGGAGCGAGATGTTTGTTCCTGGAACACCATGATCTGGCTATGTTAA
- the LOC140920676 gene encoding uncharacterized protein has translation MEGFVNGVSVLVLIDSGATHNFVIPTVVEALVLSVLQTIRLGDGHCILTLGKCEEVPLVLGSIAITVEAYVLGLTRADLILGVVWLETLGKVIMDWKEMSMLFNHGRRPVQLRGMSAKGRAATMQSVIRNDIEVDVFKEIEGLPPMRNTFHAIFLRHGAGPASVRPYRYPHYQKDEIEKQITHCSNKGFEIGVPSNSHEGGRYSQNCFSYPQRPLRILGNAFWIDQRSDYTLLRDECNIPAFLCAAPTSVYGEQTEMCFWAATCGIFGPCNFRASWKRVGVVLMQLKHPIAYFSKAFSANKLSKSAYDKELMALMLAIQHWRHYLLGRKFVVYSDQKSLRHLIQQQITTSNQQEWIAKLLGFDFEVIHKVGMENKVADAFI, from the exons ATGGAAGGTTTTGTTAATGGGGTGTCTGTTCTCGTGCTCATTGACAGTGGAGCAACTCATAATTTTGTTATACCTACGGTGGTGGAGGCTTTGGTTTTATCAGTGTTACAGACAATTCGATTGGGGGATGGTCATTGTATCTTGACATTGGGAAAATGTGAAGAGGTGCCCTTGGTGTTGGGAAGTATCGCCATTACTGTTGAAGCTTATGTGTTGGGTTTGACTAGAGCTGATTTGATTTTAGGTGTGGTGTGGTTGGAAACCTTGGGAAAGGTTATTATGGATTGGAAGGAGATGTCCATGCTGTTCAATCACGGAAGGCGTCCAGTTCAATTGCGAGGCATGTCAGCAAAGGGCAGGGCAGCAACTATGCAAAGTGTGATCAGGAATGATATAGAAGTTGATG TGTTTAAAGAGATCGAAGGCCTTCCTCCTATGAGGAACACTTTTCATGCCATTTTTTTACGGCATGGTGCGGGACCAGCTAGTGTGAGACCTTACAGGTATCCACACTACCAAAAAGATGAGATAGAGAAGCAAATTACACACTGCTCCAACAAGGG ATTTGAAATTGGGGTACCATCAAATTCGCATGAAGGAGGACGATATTCACAAAACTGCTTTTCATACCCACAAAGGCCGTTACGAATTCTTGGTAATGCCTTTTGGATTGACCAACGCTCCGACTACACTCTACTTCGTGATGAATGCAATATTCCAGCCTTTTTAT GTGCTGCACCAACATCAGTTTATGGTGAACAAACAGAAATGTGCTTTTGGGCAGCGACATGTGGAATATTTGGGCCATGTAATTTCCGAGCAAG CTGGAAAAGGGTCGGTGTTGTGCTGATGCAATTAAAGCATCCTATTGCATATTTTAGTAAAGCTTTTTCTGCCAACAAGCTGTCTAAGTCGGCATATGACAAGGAACTAATGGCACTAATGTTGGCCATTCAACATTGGCGTCATTATTTGTTGGGTAGGAAGTTTGTTGTATACTCTGATCAAAAAAGCTTGAGGCATTTGATTCAACAACAGATCACTACGTCCAATCAACAAGAGTGGATAGCCAAATTGTTGGGCTTTGATTTTGAGGTAATTCATAAGGTAGGCATGGAGAACAAGGTTGCCGACGCCTTTATCTAG